A genomic stretch from Candidatus Flexicrinis proximus includes:
- a CDS encoding class I SAM-dependent methyltransferase: MFLKSAHLYDLIYAFKDYAGESEQVRAVIARHATSGGRALLDAGCGSGAHARHLSAHMDITGIDLDAGLIEVARERVPEGKFQVGDMRDFDLGAQFDAVICLFSAIGYVGTVEALNATLACFARHTRQGGVVLVEPWFYPGQLWNNYVTTRHVDQAGALQVVRMSHTTVEGKLSTLDFRYLVGTPEGIEYFTEEHRLTCFSHEEYSAAFEAAGLRVSLETPGLDGRGLYIGVK, from the coding sequence ATGTTTCTCAAGTCCGCCCACTTATACGACCTGATATACGCGTTCAAGGACTATGCCGGCGAGTCGGAACAGGTACGCGCAGTGATCGCCCGGCATGCGACCAGCGGCGGACGCGCCCTGCTCGACGCGGGTTGCGGGAGCGGCGCGCATGCCCGGCACCTGTCGGCCCACATGGACATAACCGGGATCGATCTCGATGCCGGATTGATCGAGGTCGCGCGGGAACGAGTGCCAGAGGGGAAGTTTCAGGTCGGGGATATGCGAGACTTCGACCTCGGCGCGCAGTTCGACGCGGTGATCTGTCTGTTCAGCGCAATCGGCTACGTGGGGACGGTCGAGGCGCTCAACGCGACCCTCGCCTGTTTCGCGCGGCATACCCGGCAGGGCGGCGTCGTGCTGGTCGAGCCATGGTTCTACCCCGGCCAGCTCTGGAACAACTACGTGACCACGCGCCACGTCGATCAGGCCGGCGCGCTGCAGGTCGTCCGCATGAGCCACACGACCGTCGAGGGCAAGTTGTCGACGCTCGATTTTCGCTATCTGGTCGGGACGCCAGAGGGAATCGAGTATTTTACGGAAGAGCACCGGCTGACCTGCTTTTCGCACGAGGAGTACAGTGCCGCGTTTGAAGCCGCAGGACTGCGGGTCTCGCTGGAGACACCCGGATTGGACGGTCGCGGGCTGTATATCGGCGTAAAGTAG
- a CDS encoding winged helix-turn-helix transcriptional regulator, with the protein MMTIFEALADPTRRRILDLLRERPRLVGELADLLAISQPGVSKQLRLLRESGLVNVRQDAQRRWYELRPAPLAQIDAWLENYRHLLEEKYQRLDSLLETLKEEQKTNG; encoded by the coding sequence ATGATGACGATATTTGAAGCACTCGCCGATCCAACACGCAGACGAATTTTGGACCTGCTGCGCGAACGCCCGCGGTTGGTCGGAGAATTGGCCGATCTACTTGCGATCAGTCAGCCAGGTGTCTCCAAACAGCTGCGCCTTTTACGCGAATCGGGCCTGGTGAACGTGCGTCAGGACGCCCAGCGCCGGTGGTACGAACTGCGCCCCGCCCCACTCGCCCAGATCGACGCGTGGCTGGAGAACTACCGTCATCTGCTCGAAGAAAAGTACCAACGTCTTGACAGCCTGCTGGAAACACTGAAAGAGGAGCAAAAGACAAATGGCTAA
- a CDS encoding HEAT repeat domain-containing protein yields the protein MIETLQVLVERVRNPDKNIRGPAVIALGNLGMPALDTLLSLVGTEPDFYVREDITWALVRLGEAAFTPLVDLLGHADAAVRHHAAHTLGKIGDRRATDALIAALDDPEPVVISKVAFTLSLFEDERAVSGLVHLLGHPDPEVQSTVVTALERFGASALPAVIGAMTDPHPQVRELAADVLGAIGDREAVLALVAALRDSHWTVRFAAATSLSLTGSPRAKDELAILHDDPDKRVRQLAAQLTKRMKG from the coding sequence ATGATCGAGACCCTGCAAGTCCTGGTCGAAAGAGTACGCAATCCGGATAAAAACATCCGCGGCCCGGCGGTCATCGCACTGGGTAACCTGGGGATGCCCGCGCTCGACACGCTGTTGAGCCTGGTCGGCACCGAACCGGACTTCTATGTCCGCGAAGACATCACCTGGGCGCTGGTGCGTCTTGGGGAGGCCGCGTTCACGCCGCTCGTGGACCTCCTGGGGCACGCTGATGCCGCCGTTCGCCATCACGCCGCCCACACCCTCGGCAAAATCGGCGACCGGCGCGCGACTGATGCTCTGATCGCTGCGTTGGACGACCCCGAGCCGGTCGTGATTTCCAAAGTGGCATTCACCCTCAGTCTGTTCGAAGACGAAAGGGCGGTTTCCGGGCTTGTCCATCTGCTGGGCCACCCCGATCCCGAAGTCCAGTCGACAGTGGTCACAGCACTGGAGCGCTTCGGCGCGTCTGCATTGCCCGCCGTGATCGGTGCGATGACCGATCCCCATCCGCAGGTCCGCGAATTAGCCGCCGATGTCCTGGGTGCCATCGGTGACCGCGAGGCCGTTCTGGCGCTCGTAGCCGCGCTGCGCGACAGCCACTGGACGGTCCGGTTTGCCGCGGCAACGTCGCTGAGCCTGACCGGCAGCCCACGCGCGAAAGACGAGCTCGCCATCCTTCATGACGACCCCGACAAGCGCGTTCGCCAGCTTGCCGCGCAGCTCACGAAACGGATGAAAGGCTGA
- a CDS encoding aminotransferase class V-fold PLP-dependent enzyme produces MTDPLLKWRDEFPILASTTYLISNSLGAMPRGVYDKLREFADTWATLGVRAWGQPFEGNPTWWEVKGAVGDKIAPLMGATKGSVLVHENASIANAILISALDWSDTRRNKVIVSDMDFPSDVYSIQRLLPAHVSLQIIDTRDGITLPIDELLDAIDESTRLVSLSHVLFRSAYIVPAKQIIERAHAVGAQVLLNGYHSVGIIPVDVTGLNVDYYIGGTLKWMCGGPGGVFMYVRPDLLTALQPKITGWFAHQAPFAFDVDHFALREDSYRLANGTPAIAALYSIQPGVDVITQVGVNQIRAKSLRQTQMILDLADAAGYETKTPRDPEFRAGTVTVNPPHAYEVSRELLATGFIIDFRANAGIRVAPHFYNSDEEVRACMAAIGEILGSGAWQKHAQGREFVT; encoded by the coding sequence ATGACCGACCCGCTGCTGAAGTGGCGCGATGAATTTCCGATTCTCGCATCGACGACCTATCTGATCAGTAATTCGCTGGGGGCGATGCCGCGCGGCGTATACGACAAGCTGAGGGAGTTTGCCGATACGTGGGCGACGCTGGGTGTCCGCGCGTGGGGACAGCCTTTCGAAGGCAACCCGACCTGGTGGGAGGTCAAAGGGGCGGTCGGCGATAAGATCGCGCCGCTGATGGGGGCGACGAAAGGCAGCGTGCTGGTTCACGAAAACGCCAGCATCGCCAACGCGATCCTGATTTCAGCGCTCGACTGGTCGGATACACGGCGCAACAAGGTGATCGTCTCGGACATGGATTTTCCGAGCGACGTCTATTCGATTCAGCGGCTTCTGCCCGCGCACGTATCGCTGCAAATCATCGACACGCGCGACGGCATCACGCTGCCCATCGACGAGCTGCTCGACGCCATCGACGAAAGTACACGGCTGGTCAGCCTGTCGCATGTGCTGTTCCGCAGCGCCTACATAGTGCCGGCGAAACAGATCATCGAAAGAGCCCATGCCGTAGGGGCGCAGGTGCTGCTCAACGGCTACCACAGCGTCGGCATCATCCCGGTCGACGTGACGGGACTCAACGTCGATTACTATATCGGCGGCACCCTAAAGTGGATGTGCGGCGGGCCTGGCGGCGTGTTCATGTATGTTCGACCGGACCTGCTGACCGCCCTTCAGCCGAAGATCACCGGTTGGTTCGCGCATCAGGCGCCGTTCGCCTTCGACGTGGACCATTTCGCCCTGCGCGAGGACTCCTACCGGCTGGCGAACGGCACACCTGCCATCGCGGCGCTGTATTCGATCCAACCCGGCGTAGACGTCATCACCCAGGTCGGAGTCAACCAGATCCGCGCAAAGTCGCTGCGGCAGACGCAGATGATCCTCGACCTGGCCGACGCGGCCGGCTACGAGACGAAAACACCGCGCGACCCCGAATTCCGAGCAGGGACGGTCACCGTCAACCCGCCCCACGCCTACGAGGTCAGCCGGGAACTGCTGGCGACCGGGTTCATCATCGACTTTCGCGCCAATGCCGGGATCCGCGTCGCGCCGCACTTCTATAACAGCGATGAGGAGGTCCGCGCGTGCATGGCAGCCATTGGCGAAATACTCGGGAGCGGCGCGTGGCAGAAGCACGCTCAGGGGCGCGAGTTCGTCACATAG
- a CDS encoding biotin--[acetyl-CoA-carboxylase] ligase yields MSTTQSIVEARLIGRPYRYFETVTSTMDAAREWIAQGAPDRAIVIAGSQSAGRGRIGRKWVNAGASALAFSQILRLETAALPQLPMYGGLAVYEALNALHVPDLMLKWPNDILIGTRKVSGVLVETAWDGDRLNGAILGIGLNISGSFGSPDLAESATSLADVPGTGLGYGVVLSALIERLDARHPDLGTSRLYDAWHTRLGTIGRRVRVEGSPAFEGIAEDVNEIGALLVRSDDGQLRTVLAGDVRVRPA; encoded by the coding sequence ATGAGTACCACACAAAGCATTGTCGAAGCGCGGCTGATAGGGCGCCCCTACCGCTATTTTGAGACCGTGACCAGCACCATGGACGCCGCGCGCGAATGGATCGCGCAGGGCGCACCCGATCGGGCGATCGTCATTGCCGGAAGTCAGTCGGCGGGGCGTGGCCGCATCGGCCGCAAGTGGGTCAACGCCGGCGCTTCTGCGCTGGCGTTCTCGCAAATTCTCCGGCTGGAAACTGCGGCACTCCCTCAGCTCCCGATGTACGGCGGACTTGCCGTCTATGAGGCGCTGAACGCACTGCACGTCCCTGACCTCATGCTCAAATGGCCCAACGATATTCTCATCGGTACCCGGAAAGTCAGCGGCGTGCTGGTCGAAACCGCTTGGGACGGTGACCGACTGAACGGCGCGATTTTAGGCATTGGCCTGAATATCAGCGGCAGCTTCGGCAGCCCCGATCTCGCCGAGAGCGCGACCAGCCTGGCCGATGTCCCCGGCACTGGCCTCGGCTATGGCGTTGTGTTGTCGGCCCTGATCGAACGTCTCGACGCCCGCCATCCCGATCTCGGGACATCGCGCCTGTATGATGCGTGGCATACCCGCCTGGGGACCATCGGCCGCCGTGTCCGCGTCGAGGGCAGCCCTGCCTTTGAGGGCATCGCCGAAGATGTGAACGAGATCGGCGCCCTGCTCGTCCGCAGCGACGACGGCCAGCTCCGCACCGTTTTGGCGGGTGACGTGCGGGTGCGTCCGGCATGA
- a CDS encoding ferredoxin family protein: MTHIITSLCLRDGACTEVCPVECIVPGKPENEWPWYFIDPDTCIDCGACVPECPYEAIFIEEEVPSEYTMAANQERIPFKGQRLTHAEGDVVDLTVDIQPNYDFFEKGPGYDAM; the protein is encoded by the coding sequence ATGACCCACATTATCACCAGCCTGTGTCTCCGCGACGGCGCCTGCACAGAAGTCTGCCCGGTCGAGTGCATTGTTCCGGGCAAGCCGGAGAACGAATGGCCGTGGTATTTCATCGATCCGGATACGTGTATCGACTGCGGCGCGTGCGTGCCGGAGTGCCCGTATGAGGCGATTTTCATTGAAGAGGAAGTCCCCAGCGAGTACACCATGGCCGCCAACCAGGAACGTATTCCGTTCAAGGGCCAGCGTCTGACCCATGCCGAAGGCGACGTGGTTGACTTGACGGTCGATATTCAGCCCAACTATGACTTCTTTGAGAAGGGCCCCGGTTACGACGCGATGTAG
- a CDS encoding methyltransferase domain-containing protein has protein sequence MSNTKPDRPSICDYEGSNYRTEFWENQGRDYEDKVERVALRRLMPRRGKRVLEIGAGFGRLSSEYLAAYDQVVLLDYSFSQLEYARAQLGTSEKFIYVAADAYALPFKPAQFDGVSMVRTIHHMQNVQLALQQVARVITDNGVFMLEHANKQNFKAIARYALKRQSWSPYSREPYEFVELNYVFHPQFMVEALQQHGFEIEKRIPLSWFRAGIFKKLAPISALVGIDSVLQYSGLLLTPSLFLRSHKVPSGSPTVSSINLDADPDSLFVCPESGGPLTREGDVLYSPKSGLRWAIRDGIYDFKVALNEQ, from the coding sequence ATGAGCAATACGAAACCCGACCGCCCCTCGATCTGCGATTACGAAGGTTCGAATTACCGGACCGAGTTCTGGGAGAATCAGGGTCGCGATTACGAGGATAAGGTCGAGCGTGTCGCGCTGCGCCGCCTGATGCCGCGCCGGGGTAAGCGCGTATTGGAAATCGGCGCCGGTTTTGGCCGCCTGAGCAGCGAGTATCTGGCCGCTTACGATCAGGTGGTACTGCTCGATTACTCGTTCTCGCAGCTCGAATATGCCCGCGCCCAGCTCGGCACGTCCGAGAAGTTCATCTATGTGGCGGCAGATGCCTATGCACTCCCGTTCAAGCCCGCGCAGTTCGACGGCGTGAGCATGGTGCGTACCATTCACCACATGCAGAACGTCCAGTTGGCGCTGCAGCAGGTCGCACGGGTGATCACCGATAACGGCGTCTTTATGCTGGAACACGCCAACAAGCAGAACTTCAAGGCCATCGCGCGTTACGCCCTCAAGCGCCAGTCCTGGAGCCCCTACAGCCGCGAGCCATACGAGTTCGTTGAGTTGAACTACGTGTTTCATCCGCAGTTCATGGTTGAAGCGCTCCAGCAGCACGGATTTGAAATCGAGAAGCGTATCCCGCTCTCGTGGTTCCGGGCAGGCATCTTCAAAAAGCTCGCGCCGATCAGCGCGCTGGTCGGCATCGACAGCGTCCTGCAGTATTCGGGTCTGCTGCTCACGCCGAGTCTCTTCCTCCGCAGCCATAAGGTGCCGTCCGGCAGCCCGACGGTCTCATCGATCAACCTCGACGCTGACCCGGACTCACTGTTCGTCTGCCCTGAGAGCGGTGGCCCACTCACCCGTGAGGGCGATGTGCTCTACAGCCCGAAATCTGGCCTGCGCTGGGCGATCCGGGACGGCATCTACGACTTCAAGGTTGCCCTCAACGAGCAGTAG
- the lipA gene encoding lipoyl synthase: MPVAATAEDSASSGWQPDPQHPRRRPPWIKVRAPGGDEFDKVQGLMRSKSLHTVCEEAQCPNIAECWGRGTATFLMMGDTCTRSCGFCDIKTGRPSPLDWAEPNRVAEAVKAMNLRHVVITSVNRDERADGGAPIFAMVIKRIRQVQPGCSIEVLIPDFKGSEAALKIVMDAQPEILNHNVETVPRLFKKVQPQDNYQWALATLANAKKMDPLVLTKSGIMLGLGETFDEVVEVMKDLAAVGLDILTLGQYLSPSKTHLPVEYFYDLNEFARLKEIGLGLGFKWVESAPLVRSSYRADQQVRELSKLNYIHRFSTVGAE, from the coding sequence ATTCCGGTCGCCGCGACAGCCGAAGACTCGGCCAGCTCCGGCTGGCAGCCCGATCCGCAGCATCCCCGCCGCCGTCCGCCCTGGATCAAGGTACGCGCCCCCGGCGGCGACGAATTCGACAAAGTGCAGGGGTTGATGCGCTCGAAGTCGCTTCATACCGTCTGCGAAGAAGCGCAGTGCCCGAATATCGCCGAGTGTTGGGGGCGCGGCACTGCCACCTTCCTGATGATGGGTGATACCTGTACGCGCTCCTGCGGCTTCTGCGACATCAAAACGGGCCGGCCCAGCCCGCTCGACTGGGCGGAACCCAACCGCGTAGCCGAGGCCGTCAAGGCCATGAACCTGCGCCACGTCGTCATCACCAGTGTAAACCGCGACGAACGCGCCGACGGCGGCGCCCCGATTTTTGCGATGGTCATCAAGCGTATCCGTCAGGTGCAGCCGGGCTGCTCGATCGAAGTGCTGATCCCCGACTTCAAGGGCAGCGAGGCCGCGCTCAAGATCGTCATGGACGCCCAGCCGGAAATCCTGAACCACAACGTCGAGACCGTGCCGCGCCTTTTCAAGAAAGTCCAGCCGCAGGACAATTATCAGTGGGCGCTCGCTACCCTCGCCAATGCCAAGAAAATGGATCCGCTGGTCCTGACCAAGAGCGGAATTATGCTCGGCCTCGGCGAAACCTTTGACGAAGTGGTTGAAGTCATGAAGGACCTGGCGGCGGTCGGCCTTGATATCCTGACGCTGGGCCAGTACCTCTCCCCAAGCAAGACTCATCTGCCGGTCGAGTATTTCTATGACCTGAACGAGTTCGCCCGGCTTAAGGAAATCGGACTCGGTCTCGGCTTCAAATGGGTTGAAAGCGCGCCGCTCGTCCGCAGCAGCTACCGTGCTGACCAGCAGGTGCGCGAACTCTCGAAACTGAACTATATTCACCGCTTCAGTACCGTCGGTGCCGAGTGA
- a CDS encoding PD40 domain-containing protein — MNGRLGWLGIALCASLALVAAASAAGRFFSRTSSVLAYSASYDIWLVDLSRGMTRQFTRDGSRFLDDSPSWSPDGMRLAFTTVRSFPFNPNLPNGEIAVMNVDGSDFRLLTRERSWDDDPSWSPDGRMIAFRSNRDTDSGVAIYLLDFDAPFIPPRQLLQDRLRSDLAPSWSLDATRLILHLTVDGAMQVASVDARTGEVSILLPRTAYDPRVAPDGERIAMWLPAFEGFSLAIGRMGEPPSPMSENHMNPAPYAWSPDSSLIAFASTQDARSVVKLMDTVTGATTVAFFSPARVSGIAWRP; from the coding sequence TTGAACGGTCGGCTCGGCTGGCTTGGGATTGCGCTGTGCGCCTCTCTGGCCCTTGTTGCTGCCGCGTCTGCTGCCGGCCGCTTTTTCTCACGGACATCGAGCGTCCTCGCGTACAGCGCCAGCTATGACATCTGGTTGGTGGATCTCTCGCGCGGCATGACCCGGCAGTTCACCCGTGACGGCAGCCGCTTTCTCGACGATTCTCCGTCGTGGTCGCCCGATGGGATGCGTCTGGCTTTCACTACCGTCCGCAGCTTTCCCTTTAATCCCAACCTGCCGAACGGGGAAATCGCCGTCATGAACGTCGACGGAAGCGATTTCCGTTTGCTCACCCGCGAACGTTCGTGGGACGACGATCCATCGTGGTCGCCCGATGGGCGGATGATCGCTTTCCGCAGCAACCGCGACACCGACAGCGGGGTAGCCATCTATCTGCTGGACTTCGATGCGCCGTTTATTCCTCCTCGCCAGCTGCTACAGGATCGCCTTCGCAGCGATCTCGCGCCGTCATGGTCGCTGGATGCCACACGCCTGATCCTGCATCTCACGGTTGACGGTGCGATGCAGGTCGCTTCGGTAGATGCCCGTACCGGGGAAGTCTCGATCCTGCTGCCGCGCACCGCCTATGATCCGCGTGTCGCGCCTGACGGTGAGCGTATCGCCATGTGGCTGCCCGCCTTCGAAGGCTTCTCGCTGGCCATCGGCCGCATGGGCGAACCCCCCAGTCCCATGTCGGAGAACCACATGAACCCCGCGCCCTATGCCTGGTCGCCAGACTCTTCGCTGATTGCCTTCGCCTCGACTCAGGACGCCCGCAGCGTGGTCAAGCTCATGGATACCGTCACCGGTGCGACGACCGTCGCCTTTTTCTCGCCGGCACGGGTGTCCGGTATCGCGTGGCGGCCATAA
- a CDS encoding sulfatase, with protein sequence MPTQINVLFVVLDTTRHDRLSLYGHPRDTTPELDAFAGQAAVFDRALSPAQWTIPAHASMFTGVYPSTHTLTEADRTLPVQFPTTAQILRDAGYQTAGFCNNPLLGVLNHGLTRGFDDFYNYAGAAINRPFERAFGPPVDSAVRSWRQFARTVGNQFAQREWLFRVSLNPMFTPVWTRLINYKGSSANSISDLIGYMQKHRAGGQSKPLFAFLNLMGTHLPYRPPRDVLEHIAPGLDQASYQFMAHFNADAARWASPVEAPLEDWQSHALEAFYDAEIRAQDAQLGRLFAYLKTSGALKDTLVIISADHGEGHGDHGFFGHSFVVNHELTHVPLIVHSPEGFRRGERIDTPVSTRRIFHTILDAAGIESAADQGAGTAGMTLTQAGMPGELAFSEAFPPQTFLGVLRYRAPAFIDALRLTQVRRAVLRGSLKLTTLGEVPEALYDVENDPAEAQDIQQQHPAATAEMLALIAGFVRDAEQQRAGVSVLAERAALSPEMMENLRALGYIE encoded by the coding sequence ATGCCTACGCAGATTAATGTTCTGTTCGTTGTCCTAGATACGACCCGCCACGACCGGCTTTCGCTGTATGGCCACCCGCGGGACACCACGCCGGAACTGGATGCGTTTGCCGGGCAGGCAGCGGTCTTTGACCGAGCTTTATCTCCCGCCCAGTGGACGATCCCGGCGCATGCCTCGATGTTTACCGGCGTATACCCGAGCACACATACGCTGACCGAGGCGGACCGCACGCTTCCGGTTCAATTCCCGACGACTGCCCAGATCCTGCGCGACGCCGGATATCAGACCGCCGGATTCTGCAACAATCCGCTGCTTGGCGTCCTCAATCACGGCCTGACACGGGGCTTCGACGATTTCTATAACTACGCGGGCGCGGCCATCAACCGGCCGTTTGAGCGCGCATTCGGCCCGCCGGTCGACTCCGCCGTGCGCAGCTGGAGGCAGTTCGCACGCACGGTCGGCAACCAGTTTGCCCAGCGCGAATGGCTGTTCCGGGTCTCTCTCAACCCGATGTTCACGCCGGTCTGGACGCGCCTGATCAATTACAAAGGCAGCAGCGCAAACTCGATCAGCGATCTGATCGGCTATATGCAGAAACACCGCGCAGGAGGGCAAAGTAAACCGCTGTTCGCGTTCCTGAACCTGATGGGGACTCATCTTCCCTATCGCCCGCCGCGCGACGTGCTGGAGCATATCGCGCCCGGACTGGATCAGGCCTCGTACCAGTTCATGGCCCACTTCAACGCGGACGCCGCCCGCTGGGCCAGCCCGGTCGAGGCACCGCTCGAAGACTGGCAGTCGCACGCCCTTGAAGCGTTCTATGATGCCGAAATACGGGCTCAGGATGCCCAGTTGGGGCGTCTGTTCGCCTATTTGAAGACGAGCGGCGCGTTGAAGGACACCCTGGTCATTATCTCTGCCGACCATGGCGAAGGGCACGGCGATCACGGCTTCTTCGGCCACAGTTTCGTCGTCAACCACGAACTGACGCACGTCCCGCTGATCGTCCATTCGCCGGAGGGTTTCCGGCGCGGTGAACGGATCGATACGCCGGTCTCGACGCGGCGCATTTTCCATACGATCCTGGACGCTGCCGGAATCGAGTCCGCTGCGGATCAGGGCGCTGGCACAGCTGGGATGACCCTCACGCAGGCCGGAATGCCGGGCGAACTGGCGTTCAGCGAAGCATTTCCGCCCCAGACCTTCCTCGGCGTACTGCGCTACCGCGCTCCGGCCTTTATCGACGCACTGCGGTTGACACAGGTGCGGCGGGCCGTGCTGCGCGGCAGCCTGAAACTGACCACGCTAGGCGAGGTGCCGGAAGCCTTGTATGATGTGGAAAACGATCCGGCTGAGGCGCAAGACATCCAGCAGCAGCACCCGGCGGCCACCGCCGAAATGCTGGCGCTGATCGCGGGTTTCGTGCGTGATGCCGAACAGCAGCGCGCCGGCGTGTCCGTTTTAGCGGAACGCGCGGCCCTTTCGCCCGAGATGATGGAAAACCTTCGAGCGCTGGGATATATCGAGTAA
- a CDS encoding PD40 domain-containing protein has protein sequence MSSGPFRRICGAIGLVAAAILAASAAALAQSGTFAFAVTLYNPLTNASAIGYVQTDGFDAELISRFTYTEADGLEYHGSPSFSPDGSTLLFVAQPSDRLPQIYVQSVVDGLTEAITTDAEKNYMQAVWSPDGTKIAYAAADRGRLEDIFVMNADGSGSVQITDTPELSEIGISWSPDGTTLLYVQRESQLGYQLMTIPAEGGQSQPVGDPALVGTTPKWSVDGTRLFFATRDMETLTATIQSAAPDGSDAQTLYTITGSGDSAPGIDGIAVSPDGSTLAFVLAEFVSSVNGNLDLVNTLHLLSLETLEVESPVWITDGLWVGSLDFEPTTVQ, from the coding sequence ATGTCTAGCGGCCCGTTTCGACGCATATGCGGTGCTATTGGCCTTGTAGCCGCGGCCATCCTGGCGGCGAGCGCCGCGGCGCTGGCGCAGTCCGGCACATTTGCGTTCGCGGTTACACTTTACAATCCGCTGACGAATGCCTCGGCGATTGGGTATGTCCAGACCGATGGCTTCGACGCAGAGCTGATCTCCCGGTTCACCTACACGGAAGCCGACGGCCTTGAATACCACGGCTCTCCCTCGTTTTCCCCCGATGGATCGACGCTGCTGTTTGTCGCGCAGCCAAGCGACCGGCTTCCCCAGATTTATGTCCAGTCGGTCGTGGACGGACTGACGGAGGCCATCACGACCGACGCGGAAAAGAACTACATGCAGGCGGTCTGGTCGCCGGACGGCACAAAGATCGCTTACGCTGCCGCCGATCGCGGTCGGCTGGAAGACATTTTCGTGATGAACGCGGACGGCAGCGGCAGTGTCCAGATCACCGACACGCCGGAACTATCGGAAATCGGGATTAGCTGGTCGCCGGATGGGACGACGCTGCTCTACGTGCAGCGCGAATCGCAGTTGGGCTATCAGCTCATGACAATCCCCGCCGAAGGCGGCCAAAGCCAGCCCGTGGGGGATCCGGCGCTGGTCGGCACGACGCCGAAGTGGTCAGTCGATGGGACGCGGCTGTTCTTTGCCACGCGCGACATGGAGACACTGACAGCCACCATTCAGTCGGCCGCGCCGGACGGATCGGACGCACAGACGCTGTACACCATCACCGGATCGGGAGACAGTGCCCCCGGAATTGACGGCATCGCCGTTTCGCCAGATGGGTCCACGCTGGCCTTTGTCCTGGCCGAGTTCGTGTCGTCCGTAAACGGAAACCTCGACCTGGTCAACACGCTGCACCTGTTGTCGCTTGAGACGCTCGAAGTCGAATCGCCGGTGTGGATCACAGACGGGCTGTGGGTCGGGTCGCTGGATTTTGAGCCGACCACGGTTCAATAG
- a CDS encoding SRPBCC family protein, with protein sequence MANLNVIVEPGKHDILMTRDFDAPRDLVFRAYTDPDLVPRWWGPRYVTTIVDTMEAKPGGRWRYVQSSQDGAEYGFHGVYHDVQAPERIVYTFEFEGMPGHVLLETLTFEEVDGKTRLTDLAVFQTVEARDGMVAAGMEGGATESWDRFEDLLKTL encoded by the coding sequence ATGGCTAACCTTAACGTGATCGTCGAACCAGGAAAACACGACATCCTCATGACACGCGATTTCGATGCGCCGCGCGACCTGGTCTTTCGCGCCTATACCGACCCGGACCTCGTGCCACGCTGGTGGGGTCCGCGCTACGTTACGACTATCGTCGACACCATGGAAGCCAAACCGGGCGGCCGCTGGCGTTATGTGCAGAGTTCGCAGGACGGCGCAGAGTACGGATTTCACGGGGTCTATCATGATGTACAGGCACCCGAACGGATCGTATACACCTTCGAGTTCGAGGGAATGCCGGGACATGTCCTGCTCGAGACCCTGACCTTCGAGGAAGTCGATGGCAAGACCCGGCTGACCGACCTCGCGGTGTTCCAGACCGTCGAAGCCCGGGACGGCATGGTCGCGGCCGGAATGGAAGGGGGCGCGACAGAAAGCTGGGACCGGTTTGAGGACCTGCTCAAAACGCTCTAG
- a CDS encoding metalloregulator ArsR/SmtB family transcription factor, with the protein MYVGEVEDFLNLLKATAEKQRLVMIGLMGERERTVTEMAELLELTEPTISHHVSKLHSAGLLRLRMDGNQRFYQINPKRLEKFRQYLAEIDKPAKEYPTVVNDTTWVDALDWADEDKKVLRDTVVNGRLRQIPSKDKKWVVILRWLATKFEPDVRYTEKQVSDILRQIYDDYATMRRDLIGYGFMRREQGGGDYWLTPKDEVSPQNLAGRPHRDTITPQHD; encoded by the coding sequence ATGTACGTAGGGGAAGTGGAAGATTTCCTCAATCTTCTCAAGGCAACGGCAGAGAAACAGCGTCTGGTCATGATCGGGCTGATGGGCGAGCGGGAACGCACCGTCACCGAAATGGCGGAGCTGCTCGAACTGACCGAGCCGACAATCTCCCATCACGTCAGCAAGCTGCACAGTGCGGGTCTGCTGCGGCTGCGGATGGATGGCAATCAACGGTTCTACCAGATCAACCCAAAACGTCTGGAGAAATTCCGGCAGTATCTGGCTGAAATCGACAAGCCTGCCAAGGAGTACCCGACCGTGGTGAACGACACGACCTGGGTCGATGCGTTGGACTGGGCCGACGAGGATAAGAAAGTACTGCGCGACACCGTCGTCAACGGCCGCCTGCGGCAAATCCCATCCAAAGACAAGAAGTGGGTGGTGATCCTGCGCTGGCTGGCGACCAAATTCGAGCCGGACGTGCGCTACACCGAAAAGCAGGTGAGCGACATCCTGCGCCAGATCTACGATGACTACGCGACGATGCGGCGCGACCTGATCGGCTACGGTTTCATGCGGCGCGAACAGGGCGGCGGCGATTACTGGCTGACGCCTAAAGACGAAGTATCCCCGCAGAACCTTGCGGGCCGGCCACACCGCGACACGATCACGCCGCAACACGACTAG